In a single window of the Dreissena polymorpha isolate Duluth1 chromosome 3, UMN_Dpol_1.0, whole genome shotgun sequence genome:
- the LOC127873587 gene encoding uncharacterized protein LOC127873587, giving the protein MGSWMTNISAVLPPPVASNQNMNGHPPPPAYSNGAPPPPYSAVTPSVPQYQQPPVMKPGHQQTTIISNGYQKHGRKSSSGGQDFTHGFLAGAVLGYGFGGPWRWGWGWGWGYHPGFGWGYGDYDMDVDVDVHVDVDNVDICDDAADFGGGDFQDYDPGQGDVNLDADGGGYGGDDSGGSACGGGDSGGDGGGGCGGGGDDGGGGDGGGGGGCGGGGDGGGGGGCGGGCGGGCGGGCGG; this is encoded by the exons ATGGG GTCATGGATGACAAATATATCTGCCGTG TTACCACCTCCTGTGGCGAGCAATCAGAATATGAACGGGCATCCCCCGCCCCCGGCGTATTCTAACGGGGCTCCCCCGCCTCCATACAGCGCCGTCACCCCAAGCGTCCCGCAGTACCAACAGCCGCCCGTGATGAAACCTGGTCACCAACAGACGACGATTATAAGCAACGGATACCAAAAGCACGGGAGAAAAAGCTCGAGCGGTGGTCAAGACTTCACTCATG GATTTCTGGCCGGCGCCGTTTTAGGGTACGGTTTCGGCGGCCCGTGGCGTTGGGGATGGGGCTGGGGTTGGGGCTACCATCCTGGGTTCGGTTGGGGATATGGAGACTATGATATGGACGTTGACGTCGATGTTCACGTTGACGTTGATAACGTCGACATATGCGATGACGCGGCAGACTTTGGAGGGGGCGATTTCCAGGATTACGACCCGGGGCAAGGGGACGTAAATTTAGATGCCGACGGCGGGGGCTATGGCGGTGACGACAGTGGCGGTAGCGCATGCGGCGGTGGTGATAGCGGTGGTGATGGTGGCGGTGGTTGTGGTGGAGGCGGCGATGATGGTGGCGGCGGagatggtggtggtggcggtggttgCGGCGGCGGAGGCgatggtggtggcggcggcggttgTGGTGGTGGATGTGGTGGAGGTTGTGGCGGTGGCTGTGGTGGTTAG